The Flavobacterium sp. 140616W15 sequence AAATAATGTTGACATGGCAATAAACATCGCTCGCGAAGCCAGACAAATATTAGGCGGAATGGGAATTACTGGCGAATATTCAATCATGCGCCACATGATGAACCTAGAAAGTGTCATTACCTATGAAGGAACTCATGACATCCATTTATTAATTACTGGAATGGATATTACTGGGATTCCTGCTTTTAAATAGAAATCATCTATTAAAAAATATATAAAATCAATTCAAAAGCTTCTTGTTACCAAGAAGCTTTTTTATATTTGTAAAAAATTACAGCATGAATATTGAGACTATAAACAATAGCATTCAACCTCAAAAAGACCTACTACTACAACACCCTTTATATAAAAAAATTCAAAGTATTGATGACTTACATTCCTTTCTGGAAAGTCATGTATATGCAGTTTGGGACTTTATGTCTTTACTAAAAGCATTACAATCAAAACTTACTTGTACAACAACACCTTGGTTTGCCAGTAAAAATCCCGAAACAAGATACCTAATCAATGAAATTGTTTTGGCAGAAGAAACTGATTTAAGTATTGATGGCCGTCGCCTAAGTCACTACGAAATGTATCTTGAAGCAATGGAAGATTGTGGAGCAAGTACAAAAAGTATCGAAGGTTTTCTAAATGAAGTAAACTCTTTACAAAATATATTTGTCGCAATTAAACAAAGTCAATTACACCCTAATATTAAAGCCTTCTTAGACTTTACTTTTAGAGTAATTGAAGAAGGTAAACCACACGAAATTGCCGCAGCTTTTACTTTTGGAAGAGAAGATTTGATTCCAAATATGTTTACTGCAATTTTAAGAAATTTTCAAGAAAACTTTCCTGACACAGATTTAAGCAAGCTTATATATTATTTTGAAAGACATATTGAACTTGACGCAGATGAACATGGCCCTATGGCAATGAAAATGATTACTGATTTATGTGAAAACGATCCGAAAAAATGGTCTGAAGTTCAAGAAATATCTATCCTCTCTCTAGAGAAAAGAATTGGATTGTGGAATGCTATTGAAGAAGAAATTAGCATAAAAATTGAAATGGTGTAAAAACCAAAATAGTATTTTTAGCGTAAGTATTATTGAGAACTACGAATATCTTAATAACCCTATTATGAAAAATGCATTCAAAATAATACTTACACTTTTAATAGCAATCCCTACGATTAGCTGTGATTCTGAAAGCGAAACACCTAAAACACCTACAGCTATTGTCCCACCTGTTATTACAACACCACCTCTCGTTGCAAAAACAATAAATTATTTAGCCCTTGGCGATAGCTATACCATTGGTCAAAGCGTATGCGAAACTTGTAACTATCCTGAACAATTACAACGCAACCTGTCGAATACATACCCAACAACATCTTTTTCGCTAAAAATCATTGCAAAAACAGGCTGGACAACCTCCAACTTATTGTCGGCTATTAAGACTGAGAATCCAAGCTCAAATTACGATTTAGTAACATTATTAATAGGAGTTAACAATCAATTTCAAAATACCCCTTTTTCTGTATACGAAAAGGAATTCCCTGAATTGGTAAGCAAAGCTGTTTTTTTAGCAAAGGAAGAAAAATCTAATGTTATCGTTATTTCTATACCCGACTATGCTTACACTCCTTTTGGGCAATCGCCATTATCTGATAACAAAAAAATCTCATTAGAAATAGACAAATACAATGCGTTTGCAGAAAATTATTGCAAAACCAATAACATCCAATTTGTCAATATAACTGATATTACGCGACAAGGGTTATCCAATCCTAGTTTAGTTACTCAAGACGGATTACATCCTTCAGAATCTGCATACACCTTATTTGTTGAACGCATATTGCCTATAGCAAAACTTGCTATAAATTAAAAAGGCGAGAAAAATTTTCTCGCCTTTTTAATTATTTTTTAATATTCTGGGGCCAATTCTAGCTCTAACCCTTCTAAACTTTCTGTTATTGGAATTTGACATCCCAAACGACTATTAGGCTTAACATAAAAAGCTTCTGAAAGCATCGCCTCTTCTTCATCTCCCATTTCTGGCAATTCTACATCATTTAGTACATAACACTGACAAGATGCACACATCGCCATTCCGCCACAAGTTCCTTCTACAGGAAGCTCATAAGCCTTACACAGCTCCATTACATTCATTGCCATATCAGTTGGAGCCTGAAGTTCATGAACAACTCCTTCTCTATCTTTGATCTTTATTAATACATCCATTTTTAAATTATCCGAATTTTGATTATTAACGCATTTTAAGAAAACAAAAATACATTATCTTTTCAAAATACTAATTGCTACGTTTAAAAGAAAATGCATATTCTTTCGAATTATCCTTTAACTGCATTTTTAATCCTATAATATTGTCTTTATTAAGTATTGTAGCCAATGCAACAACCGAAAAATAATCATTTCCGTTCTGAAAAATAAGAGTACCTTCATACGTAGCATTAACAATACCCTGTTTATCTGTTGTTGATCTTATTTTTCGAGGATGTGAAAACTCTGCACTTGTATAACTTTGTTTGTTTCTAAACTTGGCTCTTCCTTCTGAGAGGTTATACAAAAAGTCATAACTAGTAATTCTGAAACTAGCTTCATCAGATTCAGATGTAGGCGAAATAACTATCTGACCCGTAAATTTAAAGTCAGACCATTCTTCATATTCATTAACCCAAGCTTTATCTACATATAGATTTTCACTGATTTGTTCCGCATAAGTAGAAGAAGTAAAAATTAACAGAACTATTAGTTTAAAATAATTATTCATAAATATTAAGGTTTGAGGTTATAGCGCAAATTTAAGTTAAATTTTTACTAAATACCACTGAAAACCTTCTAATTCTTAACACTTTTTTTTACCAAAACTAACTTAATCTGTTATTTAAATGATTATTCGTTAATTTAAACATCATTTTCTTATTAATTAATTTAATTTCAAAATGAAAACAACCTCATTTTGTAGATATACCACTAAACTTCAAAAATAGCTATACAAATGCTAAAACATTCACATTAACACTAGTGATTACCTAAGATAAACCAAAAAAAAGAAAATCATTTTAACTATAGAAAACCACTACAATTACATAATATTTACCACAGTTTCTATCTGTGGAGCAAATTTTTTGATTGTAGTTTCTACTCCTGCTTTAAGTGTCATTTGATTTACACTACAGCTTGTGCAGGCTCCTTCAAGACGAACCTTAACATGTTTATCATCTTCTATAGAGACCAATGTTATATCTCCACCGTCTGAATTCAAAAATGGTCTGATTTCATCTAGAGCTTTTAAAACATTGCTTGTTAATTCTTCTGTTGTCATAATTTTAATATTCAATTAGAGAAAGAGGCAATTAAAAAATGTGTCAATTAGATAATTAGAAGAATTATAAATCAAAAAGGCTAAACTCTCTAATTTTACAAAACTGCTAATTATCTAATATCTTAATTATCTAATTTTTCTCATTATCTAAATTATCTAATTTATTTTTTCTTTACTGCAGAACATCCTGCCATTGTTGTAATTTTTATTGCTTCGGTAGCAGGCAAACTTTCATTACGATTTACCACTTCTTGCACAACGTTTCTAGTAATCTCCTCAAAAACAGTTTCGATAGCTGATGCTGTTTGTAGAGCCGCAGGTCGACCGTAATCCCCAGCCTCACGAATAGACTGTACAATTGGAACTTCTCCTAAAAACGGGACACCTAAATCTTCTGCTAAATTCTTAGCTCCTTCTTTTCCAAAGATATAATATTTATTTTCAGGTAATTCCTCTGGTGTAAAATAAGCCATATTTTCTATAATCCCTAAAACAGGCACATTGATGTTATCTTGCATAAACATCGAAACTCCTTTTTTAGCATCTGCTAAAGCTACAGCTTGCGGAGTACTTACTACAACCGCTCCAGTTATAGGAAGTGATTGCATGATTGAAAGATGAATATCTCCAGTTCCTGGAGGTAAATCAATTAACATAAAGTCTAATTCTCCCCAATCAGCATCAAAAATCATCTGATTTAAAGCTTTAGAAGCCATTGGACCTCTCCATATTACTGCTTGACTTGGCGCAGTAAAAAATCCAATAGAAAGTATTTTAACTTCATAACTTTCAATAGGCTTCATTTTTGACTTTCCATCAACTAAAATTGAAACTGGTTTTTCCGCTTCTACATCAAACATAATTGGCATAGATGGCCCATAGATATCAGCATCTAATACTCCAACTGAAAAACCCATCTTAGCTAATGTAACAGCTAAATTTGCTGTTACTGTCGATTTACCAACTCCTCCTTTTCCAGAGGCTACAGCAATAATATTTTTAATACCTGGTATTGCACGACCTTTAATTTCGTTTTTCTCAGGTGTTTCAACTTTAATATTTACTTTAATTTTTGCATCTGCAGAAACTAACTCATGAATTGTTTTTTTAACATCGTCCTCTGCACGTTTTTTTATGTGCATCGCTGGTGTGTGCAAAACTAAATCAACTACAACCTCGTCACCAAAAGTTATAACATTTGCAACTGCTCCACTTTCAACCATATTCTTGCCTTCTCCAGCTATAGTAATCGTCTCTAAAGCTTTAAGGATTTCTTTTCTGTCTAATTTCATTTTAACTTACTATTTTCTATTGACAATAATCGCTTCAAAAACTATATTAATTTAAACCGATTTCGGATTACAAAGATAACTGATTAAGTTCTTATTCTAACGGTTTTAAATTGGATTTATTGATAGGTTAATCGTTTGAAGTTATTGCTAAATCATTTTTCACGAATAATAAAACATTTCACTAACAAGAGATTTATTTTTTTCAAATTGCAAAATCAAGTATTCAATGATATATAAATATAATATTATTAAATATAGCAATTAAATTTTCCCTACCTTTATTAATACATTGAGTGCCAGACTTTTTTTTAACATGTCACCGTATTAATCAAATAATTATGAGAAAAATTACTTTATTATCCGCAATCCTAATGTTGGCATTTCCCTTGACTTCATTTAACTCCAACAAAAAACATATTTTATTTAATGAGTACCCTCCATTTTTTAATATTCATAAAGAGACTAATAACAGCAAAACAATCACCGGAATTAACAATGCTACAATTGCCTCTTTCTTTAAAAACTACCCCAAATTCAGCACTTATCAATCTGATGTAGATCAGCTTTATAAAAGTCGAAATTATAAAATGATATGGTATGACAATAATGAACTTATAGAATTTGCTCATTTGTTATATCAAAAAGTAAACATGCTTGAAAAAGAAGGAGTAAAATCGACTGTACCATACAGAGATCAAATTGATTTTATTTTTAACGAAACCGAAGCCAATAAGCCTTCACAATCCGACACAGAATTATTACTAACCTCTTTATATGTCTTTTACACTAACAAAGTCTATGAAGGACTTGATGCAAAACAAGTTCAGAATTTAGGATGGTTTTTACCCAAAAAAAGCATCTCTTATGACAAATTATTAGATTCTTTATTAGTTGATCCGAAGTTATTAGATAAAGGAAAAATAGGCTTATTTAGTCAATATTATAAATTACGTGATGTTTTAGACAAATACCGTAAAATTCAAAAAACCAATGATTGGGAACCAATAACTATGGATCCATCAATACAAATACTAAAACCTCTTGATAGTTCAAAAACTATTGGACAAATCAGACATCGTTTAGTGGTTCTTGGAGATTTAAAACAAGACTCCAAAAGAAATGTATACGACCAAGAAC is a genomic window containing:
- a CDS encoding Mrp/NBP35 family ATP-binding protein, translating into MKLDRKEILKALETITIAGEGKNMVESGAVANVITFGDEVVVDLVLHTPAMHIKKRAEDDVKKTIHELVSADAKIKVNIKVETPEKNEIKGRAIPGIKNIIAVASGKGGVGKSTVTANLAVTLAKMGFSVGVLDADIYGPSMPIMFDVEAEKPVSILVDGKSKMKPIESYEVKILSIGFFTAPSQAVIWRGPMASKALNQMIFDADWGELDFMLIDLPPGTGDIHLSIMQSLPITGAVVVSTPQAVALADAKKGVSMFMQDNINVPVLGIIENMAYFTPEELPENKYYIFGKEGAKNLAEDLGVPFLGEVPIVQSIREAGDYGRPAALQTASAIETVFEEITRNVVQEVVNRNESLPATEAIKITTMAGCSAVKKK
- a CDS encoding NifU family protein; amino-acid sequence: MTTEELTSNVLKALDEIRPFLNSDGGDITLVSIEDDKHVKVRLEGACTSCSVNQMTLKAGVETTIKKFAPQIETVVNIM
- a CDS encoding DUF3050 domain-containing protein — its product is MNIETINNSIQPQKDLLLQHPLYKKIQSIDDLHSFLESHVYAVWDFMSLLKALQSKLTCTTTPWFASKNPETRYLINEIVLAEETDLSIDGRRLSHYEMYLEAMEDCGASTKSIEGFLNEVNSLQNIFVAIKQSQLHPNIKAFLDFTFRVIEEGKPHEIAAAFTFGREDLIPNMFTAILRNFQENFPDTDLSKLIYYFERHIELDADEHGPMAMKMITDLCENDPKKWSEVQEISILSLEKRIGLWNAIEEEISIKIEMV
- a CDS encoding SGNH/GDSL hydrolase family protein, with the translated sequence MKNAFKIILTLLIAIPTISCDSESETPKTPTAIVPPVITTPPLVAKTINYLALGDSYTIGQSVCETCNYPEQLQRNLSNTYPTTSFSLKIIAKTGWTTSNLLSAIKTENPSSNYDLVTLLIGVNNQFQNTPFSVYEKEFPELVSKAVFLAKEEKSNVIVISIPDYAYTPFGQSPLSDNKKISLEIDKYNAFAENYCKTNNIQFVNITDITRQGLSNPSLVTQDGLHPSESAYTLFVERILPIAKLAIN
- a CDS encoding 2Fe-2S iron-sulfur cluster-binding protein, yielding MDVLIKIKDREGVVHELQAPTDMAMNVMELCKAYELPVEGTCGGMAMCASCQCYVLNDVELPEMGDEEEAMLSEAFYVKPNSRLGCQIPITESLEGLELELAPEY